A window of the Acidithiobacillus thiooxidans ATCC 19377 genome harbors these coding sequences:
- a CDS encoding BrnT family toxin, whose protein sequence is MEIVGFDWDSGNWPKCGKHGVSRQVIERLFLEGKVMVAPDPKHSLPTEGRHIAVGRVDGRPMFVAFAIRDDLIRPISARYMHEKEITNYEAGT, encoded by the coding sequence ATGGAGATAGTGGGCTTCGATTGGGATAGCGGCAACTGGCCGAAGTGCGGAAAGCATGGCGTTTCCCGCCAAGTGATAGAGCGATTGTTTCTCGAAGGAAAGGTGATGGTTGCTCCCGACCCGAAGCACTCCCTCCCGACAGAAGGTCGGCATATTGCGGTGGGCCGGGTCGATGGCAGGCCAATGTTCGTGGCGTTTGCCATCAGGGATGATCTCATTCGCCCGATCAGTGCCCGTTACATGCACGAGAAGGAGATTACGAATTATGAAGCAGGTACCTAA
- a CDS encoding CopG family antitoxin translates to MKQVPKFKTDAEAEAFLEQDLSDLDFRQFQPMRFEIAPKDAALNMRLPEALLEAVKAKAKAKGVPYTRYVRMLLEADVARPRHQQ, encoded by the coding sequence ATGAAGCAGGTACCTAAGTTCAAGACTGATGCAGAGGCCGAAGCGTTCCTAGAGCAGGACCTGTCCGACCTCGACTTCCGGCAGTTCCAGCCAATGCGCTTCGAAATCGCGCCGAAAGACGCCGCCCTGAACATGCGGTTACCCGAAGCATTGCTGGAAGCCGTGAAGGCCAAAGCCAAAGCCAAAGGTGTGCCCTACACCCGCTACGTGCGCATGCTTCTGGAAGCCGATGTAGCTCGACCACGTCATCAGCAGTAG
- a CDS encoding ribonucleotide-diphosphate reductase subunit beta — MLNFENSLRPEALRSSSLNDLPESVPEEESMRFARVRAEDKRIINGRADVNQLVPFKYQWAWDKYLAACANHWMPQEIQMSRDIALWKDPKGLTEDERRIVKRNLGFFVTADSLAANNIVLGTYRHITAPECRQYMLRQAFEEAIHTHAYQYIVESIGLDEGEIFNMYHEVPSVRDKDQFLMPFIDILADPNFKTGTLENDQKLLRSLIVFAAIMEGTFFYVGFSQILAMGRQNKMVGAAEQYQYILRDESMHCNFGIDLANQIKVENPQLWTESFQQEIIDLIRRGVELECAYADDTMPRGVLGLNAPIFKDYVKFIGNRRLVQLGLPQQYPGVQNPFPWMSEMMDLKKEKNFFETRVTEYQTGGALSWD, encoded by the coding sequence ATGTTGAATTTTGAAAACAGCCTGCGTCCCGAAGCACTGCGCAGCAGCAGCCTGAATGATTTGCCGGAGTCTGTGCCGGAAGAAGAAAGCATGCGTTTCGCCCGGGTACGGGCCGAAGACAAACGCATCATCAACGGTCGTGCGGATGTCAATCAACTGGTTCCTTTCAAGTACCAGTGGGCCTGGGACAAGTATCTGGCCGCCTGCGCCAACCACTGGATGCCCCAGGAAATCCAGATGTCCCGTGATATTGCCCTCTGGAAAGACCCCAAAGGCCTCACGGAAGATGAGCGCCGTATCGTCAAGCGTAATCTTGGTTTTTTTGTGACCGCCGACAGCCTCGCTGCCAATAACATTGTACTGGGCACCTATCGGCATATTACCGCGCCGGAATGCCGCCAATACATGTTACGGCAAGCCTTTGAGGAAGCCATTCACACCCACGCCTACCAGTATATCGTCGAATCCATTGGCCTGGATGAAGGTGAAATCTTCAACATGTACCACGAAGTACCGTCGGTGCGGGATAAAGACCAGTTTCTGATGCCCTTCATCGACATCCTGGCCGACCCCAATTTCAAGACGGGCACCCTGGAAAATGACCAGAAACTGCTGCGCTCGCTGATTGTTTTTGCGGCCATTATGGAAGGGACTTTTTTCTATGTCGGGTTCAGCCAGATTCTGGCCATGGGCCGACAGAACAAGATGGTAGGCGCCGCCGAACAATACCAGTACATTCTGCGCGATGAATCCATGCACTGTAATTTTGGCATTGATTTAGCCAATCAGATCAAGGTCGAAAACCCGCAGCTTTGGACAGAAAGCTTCCAGCAGGAAATTATTGATCTGATCCGTCGTGGCGTGGAACTGGAATGCGCCTATGCCGACGACACCATGCCCCGTGGGGTTCTGGGTCTGAATGCCCCGATATTCAAGGACTACGTCAAATTCATCGGAAACCGGCGCCTGGTACAACTGGGCCTGCCCCAGCAATATCCGGGCGTACAAAACCCTTTTCCGTGGATGAGCGAAATGATGGACCTCAAAAAGGAAAAGAACTTTTTTGAAACTCGGGTGACGGAGTATCAGACGGGCGGGGCGCTGAGTTGGGATTGA
- a CDS encoding ribonucleoside-diphosphate reductase subunit alpha: MPNPAAQTVVSNPAYDPSEASHYKVIRRNNAMVTFDASKIHIAMTKAFLAVEGGSGAASARVRDLVTRLTGQVIEALQRRQPGGGTFHIEDIQDQVELALMRAGEHEVARAYVLYREERARERRQQSISAPQADIPQIQVKYPDGTQRTLDLKRLRAVIEEACSGLGEAVSVDTLMSNTSKNLYDGISEDELFQAPILASRVMIERDPAYAYVSARLLLDRVRWEVLGEAATQAEMAARYPEYFRDYLQTGIAHELIDPRLGQYDLDRITAAIKPERDLNFQYLGLQILYDRYFLHVRERHIELPQSFWMRVAMGLAVNEVDREEQAIAFYEVLSSFDFVSSTPTLFNSGTLRPQLSSCFLTTVGDDLDDIYEAIKENALLSKFSGGLGNDWTPVRALGSFIKGTNGKSQGVVPFLKVVNDTAVAVNQGGKRKGAVCAYLETWHMDIEEFLELRKNTGDDRRRTHDMNTANWIPDLFMERVESGTAWTLFSPNETADLHDLTGSAFRERYEHYERMADAGEIELYKKIPALQLWRKMLTMLFETGHPWITFKDPCNLRSPQQHVGVVHSSNLCTEITLNTNDKEIAVCNLGSVNLIAHLKNTASTDQSALRTDSTPEDLLELLDTDKLSRTIRTAMRMLDNVIDMNYYAVAKARNSNMRHRPVGLGLMGFSDALLEMRIPYASPAAVAFADISQEVISYYAIEASADLAQERGSYPSFQGSLWSQGVLPIDSIELLAASREHGVDVDRSMRLDWNGLRDKVRKGIRNSNCLAIAPTATISNIVGVSQGIEPIYQNLYVKSNLSGEFTVVNSYLVHDLKRQGLWDEVMVNDLKYFDGSVLPVDRIPAALKPLYANAFETDPEWLVEAAARRQKWLDQAQSLNLYFGQPSGKKIDETYRLAWKRGLKTTYYLRSLGATAAEKSTVQTGTLNAVSGHQPKACAIDDPTCEACQ; this comes from the coding sequence ATGCCCAATCCCGCCGCTCAAACTGTTGTCAGCAATCCTGCATACGATCCATCAGAAGCCAGTCATTACAAGGTCATCCGTCGCAACAATGCGATGGTTACCTTTGACGCCAGCAAAATTCATATTGCCATGACCAAAGCCTTTCTGGCCGTGGAAGGTGGCAGCGGTGCCGCCAGCGCCCGGGTGCGCGACCTCGTCACGCGTCTGACCGGGCAGGTCATTGAGGCGCTGCAAAGACGCCAGCCGGGTGGTGGCACCTTTCATATAGAAGACATTCAGGATCAGGTGGAGCTGGCCTTGATGCGGGCGGGCGAACACGAGGTCGCACGTGCCTACGTGCTTTACCGCGAAGAGCGCGCCCGCGAACGCCGTCAACAGAGCATTTCAGCCCCGCAGGCGGACATACCGCAAATTCAGGTGAAATATCCGGATGGTACGCAGCGGACTCTTGACCTGAAGCGTTTGCGAGCCGTCATTGAGGAAGCCTGCAGTGGCCTTGGCGAGGCTGTTTCCGTTGATACCCTGATGAGCAACACCAGCAAAAATCTGTACGATGGCATCAGTGAAGATGAACTGTTTCAGGCTCCCATTTTGGCCAGCCGGGTCATGATCGAGCGCGACCCCGCCTATGCTTATGTTTCTGCCCGCCTGTTGCTGGACCGGGTACGCTGGGAAGTGTTGGGAGAAGCCGCCACCCAGGCGGAAATGGCCGCCCGCTATCCCGAATACTTCCGGGATTACCTGCAGACCGGCATTGCCCACGAACTGATTGATCCGCGCCTTGGTCAATATGATCTGGACCGTATTACGGCGGCCATCAAACCCGAGCGCGATCTCAATTTCCAGTATCTGGGCCTGCAGATTCTTTATGATCGTTACTTCCTGCATGTCCGCGAACGCCACATTGAACTGCCTCAGTCTTTCTGGATGCGGGTGGCCATGGGTCTGGCTGTCAATGAAGTGGACCGTGAAGAACAGGCCATCGCCTTTTATGAAGTGCTGTCCAGCTTCGACTTTGTCAGTTCGACCCCCACTCTTTTCAACTCAGGAACCTTGCGGCCGCAATTGTCGAGCTGCTTCCTGACCACCGTGGGCGACGATCTGGACGATATTTACGAGGCCATCAAGGAAAACGCCCTGCTCTCCAAATTCAGCGGCGGCCTGGGGAACGACTGGACCCCCGTACGGGCGCTGGGTTCTTTCATCAAGGGCACCAATGGTAAATCCCAGGGAGTCGTGCCCTTCCTCAAGGTGGTCAATGACACCGCTGTTGCCGTCAACCAGGGCGGCAAGCGCAAGGGTGCAGTCTGCGCCTACCTCGAAACCTGGCACATGGACATCGAGGAATTTCTGGAACTGCGCAAAAACACCGGCGATGACCGCCGCCGCACCCATGACATGAACACCGCCAACTGGATTCCTGACCTGTTTATGGAGCGGGTGGAAAGTGGTACTGCCTGGACGCTGTTCAGCCCGAATGAAACGGCAGATCTGCATGATCTGACCGGCTCCGCTTTCCGGGAACGCTACGAACATTACGAGCGTATGGCCGATGCGGGTGAAATCGAACTGTACAAAAAAATCCCCGCCCTGCAGCTGTGGCGCAAAATGCTGACCATGCTGTTTGAAACCGGCCACCCCTGGATTACCTTCAAGGACCCCTGCAATCTGCGCAGCCCGCAGCAGCACGTGGGTGTCGTACATAGTTCCAATCTCTGCACGGAAATCACCCTCAACACCAACGACAAGGAAATTGCCGTTTGTAATCTGGGCTCCGTGAACCTGATTGCGCACCTGAAAAATACCGCAAGCACCGATCAATCCGCCCTGCGCACCGACAGCACGCCCGAAGATCTGCTGGAACTGCTGGACACCGACAAGCTCAGCCGGACCATCCGCACCGCCATGCGCATGCTCGACAATGTCATCGACATGAACTACTACGCCGTGGCCAAGGCGCGCAACAGCAATATGCGCCATCGTCCTGTGGGTCTGGGTCTGATGGGCTTTTCGGATGCCCTGCTGGAAATGCGGATACCCTATGCTTCGCCAGCGGCCGTCGCCTTTGCCGACATCAGTCAGGAAGTGATTTCCTACTACGCCATTGAGGCTTCTGCCGATCTGGCGCAGGAGCGAGGCAGTTATCCGAGCTTCCAGGGTTCACTCTGGAGTCAGGGGGTGTTGCCCATCGACAGCATCGAACTGCTGGCTGCCAGCCGTGAACATGGCGTTGACGTAGACCGCAGCATGCGCCTCGACTGGAACGGGCTGCGGGACAAGGTTCGCAAAGGCATCCGTAACAGCAATTGTCTGGCTATCGCCCCCACGGCGACCATTTCCAACATTGTTGGCGTTAGCCAGGGGATTGAGCCCATCTATCAAAACCTTTACGTCAAATCCAACCTGTCCGGCGAATTTACGGTGGTAAACAGCTACCTGGTGCATGACCTCAAACGTCAGGGACTCTGGGACGAAGTCATGGTCAATGACCTCAAATACTTCGACGGATCGGTCTTGCCCGTGGACCGCATTCCTGCTGCCCTCAAGCCGCTTTATGCCAATGCCTTCGAAACCGATCCGGAATGGCTGGTCGAGGCCGCTGCCCGTCGTCAGAAATGGCTGGATCAGGCGCAGAGTCTGAACCTGTATTTTGGTCAGCCGTCCGGCAAGAAAATTGATGAAACCTACCGTCTGGCCTGGAAGCGCGGGCTCAAAACCACTTATTACCTCCGCTCGCTGGGAGCCACAGCGGCGGAAAAATCTACTGTACAAACAGGCACTCTCAATGCCGTGTCCGGCCACCAGCCCAAGGCCTGTGCCATTGATGATCCCACCTGTGAAGCCTGCCAATAA
- the tldD gene encoding metalloprotease TldD has product MTASTLDIARATLFTPGGISEGELEKVFGRLSHRALDDADLYFQYSRSEGFSLEEGFVKNGSHSIEQGVGVRAIQGERQGLAYSDEIGVEALLTAADAARAIVHQPGENRGLVWQRRNGLSLYQPTDPLASIPNEEKIALLERVEQVARSVDPRIVQVMASLSAKFEAVLVARLDGTMAADVRPLVRLHVSAIAEQGGRREQGSAGGGGRYDYQTFLKGQMADDFAREAARQALINLEAEAAPAGSMDVVLGPGWPGILLHEAIGHGLEGDFNRKGTSAFSGRVGERVAAPGVTVVDDGTLENRRGSLNVDDEGTETQCTTLIEDGILKGYLQDTLNARLTGTRSTGNGRRESYAHLPMPRMTNTYMRAGDRDPQEIIASVRRGLYAVNFGGGQVDITNGKFVFSASEAYLIENGKITRPIKGATLIGNGPDVLTRVEMIGNDLQLDTGVGTCGKDGQSVPVGVGQPTLKIRDLTVGGTQG; this is encoded by the coding sequence ATGACTGCTTCAACCCTCGATATAGCGCGTGCCACCTTGTTTACTCCCGGCGGTATCAGTGAAGGGGAGCTGGAAAAAGTGTTTGGCCGACTGTCTCATCGGGCGCTGGACGATGCCGACCTGTACTTTCAGTACAGTCGCAGCGAAGGCTTCAGTCTCGAAGAAGGGTTTGTGAAAAACGGGAGTCATTCCATTGAACAGGGGGTAGGGGTGCGCGCCATTCAGGGTGAGCGGCAGGGCTTGGCCTACTCCGATGAAATTGGCGTCGAGGCGCTGCTGACGGCGGCCGATGCCGCGCGCGCCATTGTCCATCAGCCGGGTGAAAATCGGGGCCTGGTCTGGCAGCGGCGCAATGGGCTGTCCTTGTATCAGCCAACCGATCCATTGGCCTCTATTCCCAACGAAGAAAAAATCGCCCTGCTGGAGCGGGTGGAGCAGGTGGCGCGGTCGGTAGACCCCCGCATTGTTCAGGTAATGGCCAGTCTGAGTGCCAAATTTGAGGCGGTGCTGGTGGCACGGCTGGATGGCACCATGGCGGCAGACGTCCGTCCTTTGGTGCGTCTCCATGTTTCGGCCATTGCCGAGCAGGGCGGACGGCGCGAGCAGGGGAGCGCCGGTGGTGGTGGTCGTTATGATTACCAGACCTTCCTGAAGGGCCAGATGGCCGATGATTTTGCCCGCGAAGCCGCGCGTCAGGCACTGATTAATCTGGAAGCTGAAGCGGCCCCGGCAGGGAGTATGGATGTGGTGCTGGGGCCGGGCTGGCCGGGCATTTTACTGCATGAAGCCATCGGCCATGGCCTGGAAGGTGATTTCAATCGTAAGGGTACCAGTGCATTTAGTGGTCGGGTCGGTGAGCGGGTCGCGGCTCCTGGGGTGACCGTGGTGGACGACGGTACCCTCGAAAATCGCCGGGGCAGCCTGAATGTCGATGACGAAGGCACGGAAACCCAGTGTACCACCCTCATCGAAGACGGAATCCTCAAGGGCTATTTGCAGGACACACTCAACGCCCGCCTGACCGGCACCCGTTCTACCGGCAATGGTCGGCGCGAGTCCTATGCGCACCTTCCCATGCCCCGGATGACCAATACCTACATGCGTGCGGGGGATCGGGATCCTCAGGAAATTATTGCCAGTGTCCGGCGTGGTCTTTATGCAGTGAATTTTGGCGGAGGGCAGGTGGATATTACCAACGGTAAGTTCGTGTTTTCTGCTTCTGAAGCCTATCTCATTGAAAATGGTAAAATAACCCGGCCGATAAAAGGGGCGACGCTGATTGGTAATGGTCCGGATGTGCTGACCAGGGTTGAAATGATCGGTAATGACCTCCAATTAGATACGGGTGTGGGTACTTGTGGCAAAGATGGTCAGAGTGTGCCGGTGGGCGTCGGTCAGCCTACTCTCAAAATACGCGATCTGACGGTGGGAGGAACACAGGGTTGA
- the ftsH gene encoding ATP-dependent zinc metalloprotease FtsH — MNNVLKNVLLWVAIGVILMLVFQNLNTSSSTPAQAMDFSTFVNSIKQGQVADVNIDANHVTGSLSSGQKFSVYTPTNDTQLVPQLLAAGVKINVKPPAGQSILLSILISWFPMLLLIGVWIFFMRQMGGGGAGGRGAMTFGRSKARMLTEENNKVTFADVAGVEEAKEELAEIVDFLRDPQKFQRLGGRIPKGVLLMGSPGAGKTLLARAIAGEARVPFFSISGSDFVEMFVGVGASRVRDMFEQAKKHAPCIIFIDEIDAVGRQRGAGLGGGNDEREQTLNQLLVEMDGFEGTEGIIVVAATNRPDVLDPALLRPGRFDRQVTVPLPDIRGREQILQVHMRKVPITPDVDPKVIARGTPGFSGADLANLVNEAALMAARKSKRLVDMHDFENAKDKVMMGAERKSVVMSDKQRETTAYHESGHAVVAKLLPGTDPVHKVTIIPRGRALGVTMQLPTEDRFNYEREEILCNISILMGGRIAEEVFLNQMTTGAGNDIERATDLARKMVTQWGMSSIGPMVIGEKEEEVFIGREMTKHSNISEQTAMTVDGEIRGIIRERYDVARKLIEGNRDKVEAMAKALLKYETLDSNQVSDIMAGRDPRPPVDGAGSYPTMPTDGNAASSDKTGGQTLPGLNPGEHPV, encoded by the coding sequence ATGAATAATGTCTTAAAAAACGTTTTGTTATGGGTGGCCATAGGCGTCATCCTGATGCTGGTGTTTCAGAACCTCAATACGAGTAGTTCGACACCCGCTCAGGCTATGGACTTTTCGACGTTTGTGAATAGCATCAAGCAAGGGCAAGTAGCCGATGTGAATATTGATGCCAATCATGTAACGGGTAGTCTCAGTTCCGGGCAAAAGTTCAGCGTTTACACGCCGACCAATGATACCCAGCTGGTGCCCCAGTTGCTTGCCGCAGGTGTGAAAATCAATGTGAAACCCCCGGCAGGACAATCCATTTTGCTGTCTATCCTGATTTCCTGGTTCCCCATGTTGCTGCTGATTGGCGTCTGGATTTTCTTCATGCGCCAGATGGGTGGCGGTGGCGCGGGTGGCCGTGGCGCCATGACATTCGGGCGCAGCAAGGCCCGGATGCTGACTGAAGAAAACAACAAGGTCACCTTCGCTGATGTGGCGGGCGTTGAAGAGGCCAAGGAAGAGCTGGCGGAAATTGTCGACTTCCTGCGCGATCCCCAAAAATTCCAGCGTCTCGGTGGTCGTATTCCCAAGGGCGTGCTGTTGATGGGTTCACCGGGTGCCGGTAAAACCTTGTTGGCACGCGCCATTGCCGGTGAAGCCCGGGTACCGTTCTTCTCCATTTCCGGCTCTGATTTTGTGGAAATGTTCGTGGGCGTCGGCGCCTCGCGGGTTCGCGACATGTTCGAGCAGGCGAAAAAACATGCACCCTGCATCATTTTCATTGACGAAATTGATGCAGTTGGACGCCAGCGTGGCGCGGGTCTTGGCGGTGGTAATGATGAGCGCGAACAGACCCTCAACCAGTTGCTGGTAGAGATGGATGGTTTTGAAGGTACGGAAGGAATTATTGTGGTGGCTGCCACCAACCGTCCGGATGTGCTGGATCCTGCCCTGTTGCGTCCTGGCCGTTTTGATCGTCAGGTCACTGTGCCTCTGCCCGATATTCGTGGTCGTGAACAGATTCTACAGGTTCACATGCGCAAAGTGCCTATTACGCCCGACGTGGATCCCAAAGTCATTGCGCGGGGTACGCCTGGTTTTTCCGGGGCTGATCTGGCCAATCTGGTCAACGAAGCAGCCTTGATGGCGGCGCGCAAGAGCAAGCGTCTGGTCGATATGCATGACTTTGAAAACGCCAAAGACAAGGTCATGATGGGTGCCGAACGCAAATCGGTAGTGATGAGTGACAAGCAGCGGGAAACTACGGCATATCATGAATCGGGTCATGCGGTGGTTGCCAAGTTGTTGCCCGGCACGGATCCGGTGCATAAGGTGACCATCATTCCTCGTGGCCGTGCCTTGGGTGTCACCATGCAGTTGCCCACCGAGGATCGCTTCAACTACGAGCGTGAGGAAATTCTCTGTAACATTTCCATCCTCATGGGTGGGCGTATTGCCGAAGAGGTCTTTCTGAATCAAATGACCACGGGTGCGGGTAATGATATTGAACGCGCCACGGATCTGGCCCGGAAGATGGTGACCCAGTGGGGTATGTCCAGTATTGGCCCCATGGTGATTGGTGAGAAGGAAGAAGAAGTGTTCATCGGTCGGGAAATGACTAAGCATAGTAACATTTCCGAACAGACAGCCATGACCGTGGACGGAGAAATCCGGGGCATCATTCGTGAACGTTATGATGTGGCGCGCAAGTTGATCGAAGGTAATCGTGACAAGGTCGAAGCTATGGCTAAGGCTTTGTTGAAGTACGAAACCCTGGATTCCAATCAGGTGAGTGACATCATGGCCGGGCGTGATCCACGTCCGCCGGTAGATGGCGCGGGCAGTTATCCGACCATGCCCACGGATGGTAATGCTGCCAGTTCGGATAAGACCGGTGGTCAGACCCTGCCGGGCCTCAATCCCGGAGAACATCCCGTTTGA